In the Populus nigra chromosome 2, ddPopNigr1.1, whole genome shotgun sequence genome, AGATAActtttcccaagaaaaaagacATTCTCCACCCCTAACAAAAAGGATCTCGGTGAAACTTCTCCTCCTAGGCACAATATAATGTCCACTTAGATCTCCATTTGGGTACAAGGATAACCTAACCCAAACTTAAAGCATTATTCACCCCGGGTATACATATAACTTTGTCCGAGTACAATGACATCCTCCATCTCGGGTCAAGAATGCTTTTACATATGCTATTCTTTATAAGTTGTTCAAACCAACTATCTTGCTCGGGTATAAAGACATTCATCCTTTGGTTCAGGAACCCACCTTACTCAAGTAATAAAGGCTTACTCACAGGTACAAAGAGTCACCTTGTCTAGGAATAAAAGCATCCACCCTGTCCAGGTATAAAGAAAACACCTCTTCATAGGTGTGTAGTTACACCATACCCAAGTATAAGGGAACCACATCACCTAGTATAAAAGGttatcataacaaaattttaaagtcAACCCAAATAACTTGCTaaccattttttaaaacaccTTGGTTGATCAAACAAAATAACCAGTTAGTTCGAACATGATGACTCATATCTCCAAAAACCTGATATACCCAGATCACATATGTTAAGAAAATCATTATATCTCAAACTAAGTGAACCTCACTTTGAGGCAGAGGCATCTGATTGGATGCCTAGATTGATTAGATACCCAAacacatgttctttttttatggaaCTAACAACGTATCCCTTTTATTGGTAGGCTAACCTTATGTCCACCTAGTGGATTGACTTCATATCCTTTAGACAAGTCATACATCTCCCTAGACTGACCTTTTACCCCCCTTCAAAAAGACCACTTGTGTGTTCCCTCCTTAACGAGACCACTTGCATGTTCCTCCCCCAATAGAAATGACTGCATGTCTCCCCTTAACAAGTCTAGACCCATATCAATTCCTTGATGAACTGACTTTTTATCCCCTCTTTAGTGGACCAACCACATGTCCTCCTAGACAAGACTTATGCCCCTAAATTTAGCTATTACACCCATGACGCACAACCCTTGATCAAACTTGGTTTACTCTCTACTTACTACAGAGACAATGTATATACATTGAATGCACAACCTTTAGTGGTTGTCATGTTGGACTCGTTTGAGCTCATCAGGCAATCGATATGAGAGGGtcttttatttcaaatgaaACATTACTGTCCATTAGAGATTATTATCTCACATAATTACTTCTAAATTATATTAGGGTTTTTCCTTATTAAACACCAGTTAAGGGGGGTCATTTCATTTTTGCACACAAATTCCTTTACCATATCTCTTgccttttatcatttttatttattattatggtAAGATACCATACACAACCTTGCAATCTTCCTCCTACACTAGTGCTAATTTGCAAATTTAAGAATTGAAAAGTCTcataaactcaataaaaaagaaataattttataagtgtTCATGCAATCCGAATCCAACATCTGAATCTCTCAATTCATCCATCAACatgttgattgttttttagattttcttcaaACCTCGTCGGTGGATGGAAGAAGCAAACATGTTTAGAGAACCATCTTGTCCTTCACCACTAGTATGACAAAATATTATGTGAACTTGATCGTATTCTCAACATACCATCAAGAAGTGTAAGATTGTAATTTGCATATCAATCAGTATTTATCTTTGTCAAGTCTTTGGtatcaaataaaacaagaccAATTAACAACTTATGTCtttaaattaagatttcaagttaaaactcaaattttaaaatatatttgatgtgatttttttcatttttatagcaGTCTTCtaattaagttatttgaataaatattgattattatctattaaatattttactttaaattggCTAGCAGCGATTTGGGTTAAATCCACATAAAACAGGTCGTTATTTCCGTATTAGAGCAATAATTGATAATAGTTATGTGATATGTTGATCTATGCTATGCATGGTTAATTAAACAGGAGATTTAGCCATGCATTGTAGCTTAAAACGTAAGGAAATTCTCTGAAAAACTAGCAGCTTGCAACAAGTTGGTTAATTAATAGTAAGGGGGAGCAGACGATCGACAGAGAACCTCCCAAGTTTCACTTATAGATTAGGgcataaagattttatttttattttttattttcatagagATTATACATGTGCTCCGACACATATAAACATGGTTATTACAGCCTcgtaaaacaaaaataaaagagagtaCGTGCTCTTAACTCATGTTCATAGAACACCgccaaaacttaatttaattatcttaGTTTGGATTTCATAAACCAATCAAACCCTAAATGACAATTCTCATTTTCTAACCATCAATTTAGCTGAAGGCTCAAAGGTAAGCAACTCCGTGGTTCGAAGCCCAGGCAGGACCACAACTACCGAATCAAACATTCTCTTCTCTCCATTCTGTGTGGTGgccacaatatttaaataatatttgagcCCAGAAATCACCTGCTTCTGTGCCTCCACCACCTCAGAAAACATCAGTTTTCCAACTCCACCACCGTCCCAGTACAGGCTTCTGTGGCTGTTGAACTCCTTCACGGAGAACCTCCCCAGCTCCTGTACCTGCTTGTTAGTCTTCACGTCACTCACCTCGGATCTCCCCCCCACCATTCCTCCTCTATAACCACTCACTCCCGACACAAGAAGCGTGGAGAGAACAAGAAAACACACCAAGAAGGGAACTGAAGACTTCATAAGTTTTGCCATGGCTGGTaccgtgtatatatatatactcttcCTCTTTTCTGTAGTTGTGTTTGATGAGAAGGTGAGTACCAGATGAGCTATTTATAGAGGAGGAGTAAAGGGATGGatggggtgtgtgtgtgtggcatGTAGCAATGATTTTGCAGTGGGGATGATGGAGATAGGGTGACACGCAAATTAAGGTGGTGTGGTGATGTAGCGGCGCATGCACCAACGGCGTGCCGCGTAATTTAAATTAGATGCATGAGCCAGAGGAATCAGGAGAAACGACAGAAGGGCAGTGTGAGTTTTTTATGGGATCCTGCTTTTCTCATAAATCTAGGGGTGTTTGTATGTGGTATCGCATTTTGCCTAACCCATACTCAAATACTCAGAAcactaagttttttatttattcggTGAATTTTCGTGGCTTCGAAATAGTGGGTACTGTGTTTTTGTGGGTTGGTTTTGGATTCATGGGAGGGACGAAGAAAGCGCACCGTGTGTATTCTTATCGTCTCGGGCTTTGCTGCGTTGTTGTGTAGTGGATTGTGTGAGTATCACCAGCTGGCCGTATACGTGCTTTGATGGTGACTTTTGCCATTCTTTCCGATGAAAAGTATTGGATTAGCAGCAGCAGAAGACTGTcgatctataataataataacaataataatttaaaatgaattataattcttttaaatatgaTAAGATTACAGGAGctgttttaaaattcaaatatttaataaaaagttattctatatttaataaaatatcacaaaaGTTTTCTTTTGTACCCCAGATATATTACACCATTGGAGAAGATGATGATTGTTATTGCGTTGGCCAAAGTAGAACATAAAATTGCCGAAGTTTCATCGAAAATACCTCTTTCTCCTTCAAATGgctgaaatattttttcataaatgaaaACTACTTACAAGGAAGGGTTGATTAGAGAGTATTATCCATCGAgcaattttcaaatatttatttcaaacaagaaatttataataattaaagaattatATCCAATTTCTCAAAGACTGGACTTCTCCTTGAGACTCTTCTCTTAAGCTATTATGTCAAGTTCTCTCCCGATCACCCACAATACTGCCAACTGAAAACCCTTCGAACCATACCAAAATGATTTGGAAGACATTTTTACCCTTAGATACACAAGAATTTGATTCACAATACGTGCTCCTCACATTTTCTTTCTAAGCTAGCTTCTAGGGTTCGCCATTTAAAAAGTTCTAGATCTATTGTAGGCACTGAATTGAATGAATGTTGTTGACTACAAATACCAAAAGAAATCTTCACCGTTTGCTCCCAAAGAATCAAAAAGCCATATTCTACCCAACCTCTAATGTCAAATGCCCTTGCATCAGCAAACAAAAATGGCGTGCATGATTTGCAGACACATGAGAAACTTAGCTCGAGCACCAagatttttatttctctaatgCAGTATATAAATACCATCATGTGCACACAATTTGTTGATTTACATTAGAAATAATTGGCACCGCTGTATGCTGTAAACTATCATAGATTCAAGTGGCCAATGACCAAGAACGGCAGCTGTACGCAGTCTACACTATCTGTCCAATTTCTGGTATCCCAATGATTTAAGTTGTTAGTAATCAAAATAACCTTATCAGCTAGTGGAATTCCACAACTGCTTTTGCTGGGCATTTGAGTTGATATATATTTGAACCACTTTGATGTGCGGGTTCCACGCCTTGGACTTTGCTGAATTCTAAGGTGAAGCTTTATGGGACAGCCCCGATTGTCAATAGGCAGACATGTGACCTTTGAATCAGGTGGAGAGCTTCCTGCAGTCCTGCAGAAATTATTCGACTTCTTGTTAACATGCAGGAAATAAGAAATACAGCATCCTATTCTTTTATTGAACCATGGACCTCTGATGTTGGAAATTCTAATACAGTTTAAATAAACTGCATGAGCAACATGACAAGAACTTGAAACTTCATCAAACAGGCGTGCAGAGTGGTACAAACCCTCCTACCTCTCTTGACATCCTTCCCCTCACTCTCCAGCTCAGATCCTAATCAACTCTCTTTCTCATTGTCAATTTTGTTTCACGCTAGAGTTAGCCGTACCTTTACCCTTAAAGACCATCTCTGTTAATCACTGGGGCCTGAACATGATGCATATGTTAAGTGGAGGTGAACAGGTGAGTGGGAATGGGTGCAAGTGAGCTACAGATCTTAACAGTGTATGTAGGCAGCAGGTAGATGGGCGTGTCTCAGAAAGAGTCCTGATAATGGTAAACCACCATCTAGAAATCCAAACTTTTTTGCCAGCTCCTGTGACAAATGAATCAGAACCCTTACATCCAACTTTGCTCCACTAATTCTAACATATGACCTAATGATTAACAGAAATGAAAACCCTTAATAACATGATCTTCTAGTAAAGAGAGCTGGTGGTCAATAACAAAGTGGATCAACATCAACCCACATACTCCACACAAGGAGAATCATATTTCAGGACtctagagggaaaaaaaaaataacacgagGTTCTTATCTCCCATTTCAATCAATGAAAAATCTCAATTATGATACACGTGCATCTGCCTTGGCATGTTTTAAGGAATTTCCAGACAGATCTTTGaaccaaaattattaatttcattgcATATGCCAAAGCCACATAGAGAAGCAACTTGCTATATCTGTTCGCAACAGGCCTTGttgtataaaataattcatataagaTTTAATGCCAATAAGAAACATACCTTCCAACACTAAGTGAAAATGATTTCACTGCTGTCAATCATGTTAGATCGAGGAAGATCAAGTGGTTGGCCGTGTCATTGTAGACAAACCACGTCCCACAGGTATGACTCCCTGAAAATCATCATCTGTTTCTTCCTCTTCTAAAGCTGCAAATTATGAGTTAATCAGATGGGAGAACAATTTaacaaatttaagaaaagatCTTAAATAAATGAAGCAAAAGGTGTTAACAGAAAAAGgagggagaaaaagaaaaggagacagATGCAAGcatttcatagaaaatatgcCACTGAAAAGCCaaaaatgaaatggaaaaacaaGACAAGATGTTCCTCATGCAGAATGTCCAAGAAAAATGAGATAACAgctaaaatatgaattaatgtGCTAATACACTTTAGATATGAGGAAACATTTGACGGCGGACTATGGTTACTTACCATTAATCTCCTCTCCAGCTTGTGCCCCAGCAACCCCAATGCATGAATACAGAGAATCCTCATCTACTTTCAACTGTTCATATGCAACGTATATGTCCTCAATAGTTGCTGCTTCATATAGTGAAGTGAGATCTTTAATGCATGAGACGTCCTGAACCCCAAAACCGAATAGAACAGGTCATATGCAATCGATACTTTCTCTAGTTAGAAGACAAGAACTGAAGGATGGAAAATTAAGCTTCAAAGATATTCTTTTTTACCTTTCTCGGAACAGAAGAGGCTTGCAAATGAGCAAGCAATCCAAGCCAGTAGGCATTGGACTTAATCTCAGTTTCATGTCTCATTAGCAGTGTCCGTTTTGCCTGTAATTGCAAAGTGTTAAAAAGAACTGTACACATCCATAAAATCATAAGATACAAgcatatataaaagataacCCCACCGCATTATACAATTAGATATTccctaataagaaaaaagaaggaaaaataaaacccaGCTGACAAGTTAATTAAAGCAAAAGCTGTTAAGAAAGGTAACAACAACAAACATCTGGAAACGTTTTTCATCATTTCCATTAAACATGTTTGCTTCAATGGATTAGAATCGTATGTCCCAAGCTAAATGCTGTTGATCacagaaaacaaaaagattattCAAGTAGTATAATATCTAACCCTGTCCAACTCTCTCTGGGCAACCTTGTTGCTATGCAACCCTCTAAGAACACTTTTGCATGCATCAACCGCTTTATGTACCTGCATGTCAATAGAGCCAAAGCTAGTGAATAAGTCAGAACAGACAAATAGATTGTTAGATGAAAATATAGGGAAATGAACCCCACCTTGCCTGGAGTTGATGTTACTGATACCACATACCATCCAAGCTTAAGCCTATCAAACAGGCTTAACTCAAACGATACATCATATGTCAACCCAAGAGAATCCCTGACTGTGGTAAAAAGCCTGCACAAAACAAAGATATTGctgaaagaaaatacaaataattcaTAGCTATGGTAGCTACAAATAAGTCAGATTCAGGCTGcataattcaaaactaaaagatTACTTTCCCATCTTGCTATCAAGAAAGGCTCCTTCAGAAAATTATTTATCTGTGTTGAGATTTGAAATAAGTGTTGCCAAAGAGTAAAATGCACAGAGCATCCATGGTACAATAGTAAAAACTTTAATAActttccaaaataattttgtagCATTAAATGGATACACACTTCTCTGCTTCTTTGTGTTTAGGGTAGCAAGACCCCTCATCCTTAGGAAGAAGCTGTTTTGCAGAGTACAATACAGCTAGACTAAATGCCCTCGGGTACTATTCTAGATGAATGCTTTCACAAGGTGCAAGAAATAAAGAATGTCACTGGTTAATGAACGCATGATAGTGAATTGCTAAAACATGCAGTGATATCATATAGATGCACGTGCTTCCTAAGCACTGTTAGTCAGAAAAATTACCGTGAATTTATGATCTCAGCCAGTAGCCCCATTGTTATGCCAAAAAAGAGAGGATGACTGCGAAGTTTTCCTTGCTTATCCTTCTGGACATCCTTCCTGTCTATCTGCTGTGGGTCAGAATTTGGTTGTGCATCTGCAAAGCATTGGCCAGCTATGAGATTACAGGGGTGTTCGGGAATGTGGTAGCGGTTGTGGTTCAAAGTGCTTTTGGCtcgaaaatgcatcaaaataatgtttttttattttaaaaaaattatttttaacattaacacatta is a window encoding:
- the LOC133682873 gene encoding cysteine proteinase inhibitor B, with product MAKLMKSSVPFLVCFLVLSTLLVSGVSGYRGGMVGGRSEVSDVKTNKQVQELGRFSVKEFNSHRSLYWDGGGVGKLMFSEVVEAQKQVISGLKYYLNIVATTQNGEKRMFDSVVVVLPGLRTTELLTFEPSAKLMVRK